The following DNA comes from Sinorhizobium mexicanum.
GTTTGCGGGTTAAGGATGGAATTTCTCATCTAAGGCCTGGCAATTTTAGGTTGTTCTAAATAGCAGATTGGCTCTGCCCTGTCACATCGTCCTTTTGGGTAACGTTTCGGATGTCGCCGTACCCGGCCCCTGCAACGCATGCCGAGGCATGGACTCAACGGCTCCGCGCCTAGACGAAAAACTGATGCTCCGCGGCTACCAGCTCCTGGAGAAACGAAACGACGGTGCGCACGCGCACGAGATCGCGCGCGCTTTCGTGATAGGTCGTCCAATAGGCGCGCCGGATGGTCGTTTCCGGCAGGATGCGTTTGAGCTCGGGGACTTGGCGGGCAATGTAGTTGTGCAGGATGCCGATCCCGGCGCTGGAACGGACGGCTTCCGTCTGTCCCGTTGCGCTGGAAACCTCGAATGAAGCGTCCCAACTGCGCATGATTTCGGCGGAAAAATTGAGCGAAGGTGTGAAGATCAGATCTTCGACATAGCCGATGCGGCGATGGCCCTTGAGATCGTCGATCGTTCGAGGCGTGCCATGGCGGGCAAGATAATCTGCCGATGCGTAAAGCCCCAGTGTATAATCGGTCAGCTTGGACGAAACGAGACGTCCCTGTTCCGGCCGCTCAATGGTGATCGCGATGTCGGCTTCGCGCTGTGAAAGCGAGAAGGAGCGCGGCACCGGAACGAGCTGGAGTTTCAGTTCCGGGTAGCGCGCCGTAAGCGCCCCAAGACGCGGCGCAAGAAAGGAGACGCCGAAACCGTCGGGCGCGCCGATGCGCACGGTGCCGGCGATCGCCGTGTCGATCCGGCCGATCAGCGATTGCGCCGCGAGCATTTCGGTTTCCATACGCTCGGCTGCGGCCAGGAAGACTTCGCCTTCGGCCGTCAGCTCGCAGCCGTTCGGACGCCGGACCAGGAGTCTGGTCTTCAGTGTCTCCTCGAGCGCCGTCACCCGGCGGCTGAGGGTGGCGTGATTGATGCCGAGCCGCTTCGAGGCGGCGAGAATTTGCCCCGTTCGCGCCACGGCGAGAAATACTCTGACATCGTCCCAGTCCATGCTGCTGTCCCTATGGGCTTCAATTTTTGCACAACGGTTCCTGAATTTCGGAAATTGAATTGTTGAAATCGTAGTGCGATCATATGCCCACAATCAAGACCAGGAGGAGCATCCAATGTACGAAATCGGACATTTCATTAACGGCGAGCGCGTCGCCGGCAAAAGCGGCCGTACCAGCAACATCTTCAACCCTGCGACCGGTGAGGTTCAGGGAACCGTGGCGCTTGCAAGCGACGCGGAGCTCGCCGCAGCGGTCGAAAGCGCGAAGGCGGCCCAGCCGAAGTGGGCTGCCACAAATCCGCAGCGCCGCGCCCGCGTTTTCATGAAATTCGTCCAGCTTCTCAACGAAAACATGAACGAGCTGGCCGAAATCCTTTCGCGCGAGCACGGCAAGACGATCGAAGATGCCAAGGGCGACATCGTTCGCGGCCTTGAGGTTTGCGAATTCGTCATCGGGGTTCCGCATCTCCAGAAGAGCGAGTTCACCGAGGGCGCCGGTCCGGGCATCGACATGTACTCGATCCGCCAGGCCGTCGGCATCGGCGCCGGCATTACCCCGTTCAACTTCCCGGCCATGATCCCGATGTGGATGTTCGCGCCGGCGATCGCCTGCGGCAATGCCTTCATCCTGAAGCCGTCGGAGCGTGACCCGTCCGTCCCGATCCGGCTCGCCGAACTGATGATCGAGGCCGGTCTGCCCGCCGGTGTGCTCAACGTGGTCAACGGCGACAAGGGCGCGGTCGATGCGATCTTGACGCATCCGGATATTTCCGCTGTTTCCTTCGTCGGCTCGACGCCGATCGCGCGCTATGTCTATGGCACCGCAGCGATGAACGGCAAGCGCGCCCAGTGCTTCGGCGGCGCCAAGAACCACATGGTCATCATGCCGGATGCCGACCTCGACCAAGCTGCCAATGCGCTGATCGGTGCCGGCTACGGTTCCGCCGGCGAGCGCTGCATGGCGATCTCGGTCGCAGTTCCGGTGGGTGAGGAAACCGCAAACCGGCTGATCGACAAGCTGGTGCCGATGGTCGAGAGCCTGCGTATCGGTCCCTATACCGACGAGAAGGCCGACATGGGCCCGGTCGTCACCAAGGAGGCCGAGCAGCGCATCAGGAGCCTGATCGACAGCGGCATCGAGCAGGGCGCGAAGCTCGTCGTCGACGGTCGCGACTTCAAGCTGCAGGGCTATGAGAACGGCCATTTCATCGGCGGCTGCCTGTTCGACCAAGTGACCCCGGACATGGACATCTACAAGACGGAGATCTTCGGACCGGTTCTCTCGGTCGTGCGGGCGAAGAACTACGAGGAAGCGCTGTCACTGCCGATGAAGCACGAGTATGGCAACGGTGTCGCGATCTACACCCGCGACGGCGATGCAGCGCGCGATTTCGCCTCCCGCATCAACATCGGCATGGTCGGCGTTA
Coding sequences within:
- a CDS encoding LysR family transcriptional regulator: MDWDDVRVFLAVARTGQILAASKRLGINHATLSRRVTALEETLKTRLLVRRPNGCELTAEGEVFLAAAERMETEMLAAQSLIGRIDTAIAGTVRIGAPDGFGVSFLAPRLGALTARYPELKLQLVPVPRSFSLSQREADIAITIERPEQGRLVSSKLTDYTLGLYASADYLARHGTPRTIDDLKGHRRIGYVEDLIFTPSLNFSAEIMRSWDASFEVSSATGQTEAVRSSAGIGILHNYIARQVPELKRILPETTIRRAYWTTYHESARDLVRVRTVVSFLQELVAAEHQFFV
- a CDS encoding CoA-acylating methylmalonate-semialdehyde dehydrogenase encodes the protein MYEIGHFINGERVAGKSGRTSNIFNPATGEVQGTVALASDAELAAAVESAKAAQPKWAATNPQRRARVFMKFVQLLNENMNELAEILSREHGKTIEDAKGDIVRGLEVCEFVIGVPHLQKSEFTEGAGPGIDMYSIRQAVGIGAGITPFNFPAMIPMWMFAPAIACGNAFILKPSERDPSVPIRLAELMIEAGLPAGVLNVVNGDKGAVDAILTHPDISAVSFVGSTPIARYVYGTAAMNGKRAQCFGGAKNHMVIMPDADLDQAANALIGAGYGSAGERCMAISVAVPVGEETANRLIDKLVPMVESLRIGPYTDEKADMGPVVTKEAEQRIRSLIDSGIEQGAKLVVDGRDFKLQGYENGHFIGGCLFDQVTPDMDIYKTEIFGPVLSVVRAKNYEEALSLPMKHEYGNGVAIYTRDGDAARDFASRINIGMVGVNVPIPVPLAYHSFGGWKSSSFGDLNQHGTDSFKFWTKTKTITSRWPSGIKDGAEFSIPTMR